The Kineothrix sp. MB12-C1 genome includes a window with the following:
- a CDS encoding chromate transporter yields the protein MNIQKIKLYLSLFRITFSISAFTFGGGYIVIPMMRKYFVNGLRVISEQELLDMAAIAQSTPGAIAVNLAVLVGYRISGIAGAIIACIGTVLPPLIILSIISFFYKAFRDNKIISAILKGMEAGVAAIIVDLVIDMGQGIVKEKNLLLTMMAPAAFLASFVFNINILIIIISCSILCFVQVYIRSKKGGIRNE from the coding sequence ATGAATATACAAAAAATAAAGCTATATCTTTCACTTTTTCGAATTACATTTTCTATCAGCGCTTTTACCTTTGGAGGGGGATATATCGTTATTCCTATGATGCGTAAATATTTCGTTAACGGCCTGAGGGTAATTAGTGAACAAGAATTATTAGATATGGCGGCAATCGCACAATCAACTCCGGGCGCTATTGCAGTCAATCTTGCGGTATTAGTAGGTTACCGCATTTCCGGAATAGCGGGGGCTATTATCGCTTGTATCGGAACAGTCTTACCCCCTTTGATTATATTATCAATTATATCCTTTTTTTATAAAGCTTTTAGAGATAACAAGATAATCTCTGCCATTTTGAAGGGTATGGAAGCCGGAGTTGCCGCTATCATTGTAGATTTGGTCATTGATATGGGGCAAGGAATTGTGAAAGAAAAAAACTTGCTGTTAACCATGATGGCTCCTGCTGCATTCTTAGCCAGTTTTGTTTTTAATATCAATATATTGATCATTATTATTTCATGCTCTATTTTGTGTTTTGTGCAGGTTTATATAAGAAGTAAAAAAGGGGGCATCCGAAATGAATAA
- a CDS encoding LysR substrate-binding domain-containing protein — MIMNEELNMKIRHLRIFKIVCEEESITKAAEKLFMTQPAVSNAINELENHLGVNLFDRISRRIYLNETGKLFLEKAIKLLNQYDDLEQNIKELEDNATIKIGSSITIANFILPEVIVDFEKIYNNTPTKVIVGNARKIEEMLYNNEIDLGLIEGAIYNEELIKIPFSSYKLAIIGSPKHKLASEEPIGIDELIRERLLLREEGSAIRDVFDSALLLHNLRVNPEWTSINSQALIYAVKQNLGISILPRILVEKEIDSNEIFEIKVNDLELINVNHIVFHKNKFQTRGFKALIEIIKDKVNDN; from the coding sequence ATGATAATGAATGAGGAATTGAATATGAAAATAAGGCATTTACGTATTTTTAAGATAGTATGTGAGGAAGAAAGCATTACAAAAGCAGCAGAAAAGTTGTTTATGACACAACCGGCAGTTTCTAATGCGATTAACGAATTAGAAAACCACCTGGGTGTTAATTTATTCGATAGAATTTCCAGAAGGATTTATTTAAATGAAACAGGTAAATTGTTCTTGGAAAAAGCGATAAAATTATTAAATCAGTATGATGATTTAGAACAAAACATAAAAGAATTGGAAGATAACGCAACTATTAAGATTGGGTCAAGTATAACGATAGCGAATTTTATCTTGCCTGAAGTCATAGTAGACTTTGAGAAGATCTATAATAATACCCCGACAAAGGTTATAGTCGGGAATGCCAGAAAAATCGAAGAGATGTTATATAATAATGAGATTGACTTGGGTTTAATCGAAGGGGCTATTTACAATGAAGAATTAATAAAGATTCCATTTTCATCCTATAAACTGGCAATAATAGGTTCTCCTAAGCATAAATTGGCTTCAGAAGAACCTATAGGAATTGATGAATTAATAAGAGAAAGACTATTACTTAGAGAAGAAGGCAGTGCAATCCGTGATGTTTTTGATAGTGCGTTATTGTTACATAATTTAAGAGTGAATCCGGAATGGACAAGCATAAATTCACAGGCTCTCATCTATGCAGTAAAACAAAATCTGGGGATAAGTATATTGCCTAGAATACTGGTAGAGAAAGAAATCGATAGTAATGAAATCTTTGAGATCAAAGTGAATGATTTGGAATTAATCAATGTAAATCACATTGTATTTCATAAAAATAAGTTTCAAACGAGGGGATTCAAAGCGTTGATTGAAATCATTAAGGATAAAGTAAATGATAATTGA
- the dgoD gene encoding galactonate dehydratase, protein MKIIKVNTYLVRPRWGFVEILTDEGITGWGEAVLEGHARTVLACVHEMEDYLIGADPGNIEDIWTILYRAGFYRGGGIMMSAIAGIDQALWDIKGKRFGVPVYELMGGALRNKMRVYSWIGGDRPSDVGAAALAKKEEGFTAIKMNATEELQFIDSYDKIDAVLERVDAIRQSCGKHFGIAIDFHGRVHKPMAKILAKKLEQFDPMFIEEPVLCENMENFAEIAASCNIPIATGERLYSRWDYKRLFEKGGIDIIQPDLSHAGGITEVKKIASMAEAYDIALAPHCPLGPIALSACLQVDATCYNAVIQEQSIGIHYNKDKSVLDYIMNKKDFLFEDGYVKLPVRPGLGVEVNRELVLEENANPHNWKNPLWRHEDGSVAEW, encoded by the coding sequence ATGAAAATAATTAAGGTGAACACATATTTAGTACGTCCCAGATGGGGGTTTGTGGAGATATTGACGGATGAAGGGATTACCGGATGGGGAGAAGCTGTTTTGGAAGGACATGCACGAACTGTTTTGGCATGTGTCCATGAGATGGAAGATTATCTTATAGGTGCTGATCCAGGGAATATCGAAGACATTTGGACGATATTATACCGGGCTGGCTTCTACCGGGGCGGTGGAATTATGATGAGCGCAATAGCCGGAATCGATCAAGCTCTTTGGGATATAAAAGGGAAGCGGTTCGGCGTTCCTGTATATGAACTGATGGGAGGGGCTTTAAGAAATAAGATGCGCGTGTACTCTTGGATAGGCGGAGACCGGCCTTCTGATGTGGGAGCAGCAGCCCTTGCGAAAAAGGAAGAAGGATTTACAGCCATCAAAATGAATGCCACTGAGGAACTGCAGTTTATCGATTCTTACGATAAGATAGATGCAGTTTTGGAGCGTGTGGACGCTATCCGTCAAAGTTGCGGAAAGCACTTTGGAATTGCTATTGATTTCCATGGTCGCGTCCATAAACCTATGGCTAAAATCCTGGCTAAGAAATTGGAGCAGTTCGATCCTATGTTTATAGAGGAACCTGTTCTTTGTGAAAACATGGAGAACTTTGCTGAAATTGCAGCTTCTTGTAATATACCGATTGCCACCGGAGAACGGCTGTATTCCAGGTGGGATTATAAGCGATTGTTCGAAAAAGGGGGAATTGATATTATTCAGCCTGACCTATCTCATGCAGGAGGGATTACAGAGGTGAAAAAAATAGCATCCATGGCGGAGGCTTATGACATTGCATTGGCACCTCATTGTCCCCTTGGTCCTATCGCTCTCAGTGCATGCCTGCAGGTTGATGCTACTTGCTATAATGCGGTGATTCAGGAGCAGAGTATAGGAATTCACTATAATAAGGATAAAAGTGTGTTGGATTACATTATGAATAAGAAGGATTTCCTATTTGAAGATGGATATGTAAAGCTTCCGGTAAGGCCGGGGCTTGGTGTGGAAGTGAATAGGGAGCTGGTATTGGAGGAAAATGCAAACCCACATAATTGGAAAAATCCATTATGGAGGCATGAGGATGGCTCTGTGGCAGAATGGTGA
- a CDS encoding cache domain-containing sensor histidine kinase translates to MKKLLRMWRRQTFARQLTLVFLSVFLFQLIIVQGISSFYMKQFMKERIEESYQNALKQTTLNLEASLSGYKNAIDELFRNTDFVLAVNALNTMDADNEWKVKTNLDSYMKDFMTYRSEIRSMTIQTESGLQYGYDRQELELLNPKISELHRNYFESGIFEENQGLRGKWVPTAYLDRKGTREYYVFSYGKQVVEWYANRQVGIGIVSIEESVLSDICENAQINDDRNANYIMLVDEEGRIISHYNKKMLGKSLQEYIEERGLNDLDNSNMILKETVTSTGWKMISVLDEDYVYSRLYEIQRIVFLFSVTLAVIVLFLILYVSKKMSKYISDIVVAMNKVQGGKLNAKVGIRQGEKNEISLIASHFNIMMETVNNQMETIRESGQREKEAELRALEAQINPHFIYNTLDSINWLAIENDQKEISGMLGKFAQILRYQIQKSNKIVSIEEELIYLEQYLYLQKVRFMDNFEYVIECHNTVKSCSIHKMIFQPFIENAVFHGVADVDYGGLIKIQIGEEDEKHLYFTVSDNGQGMTEEQKRLIFVERKNPGNSIGVLNVLARLDLYYGMDYEVKVESESGNGTIIKAIIPKRCSEK, encoded by the coding sequence ATGAAAAAACTATTACGGATGTGGAGAAGACAGACCTTTGCCAGGCAGCTGACCCTCGTTTTTCTCAGCGTATTTCTCTTTCAGCTCATAATTGTACAGGGAATCAGCAGTTTCTATATGAAACAGTTTATGAAGGAGAGGATAGAGGAATCTTATCAAAATGCGCTGAAGCAGACGACACTGAATCTGGAGGCATCCTTGAGCGGCTACAAAAATGCGATAGATGAACTTTTCCGTAATACGGATTTTGTGCTGGCAGTAAATGCACTGAACACTATGGACGCTGATAATGAGTGGAAGGTAAAGACCAATCTGGATAGCTATATGAAGGATTTTATGACCTACCGCTCGGAAATACGAAGCATGACGATTCAGACAGAGTCTGGGCTGCAATACGGCTATGACAGACAGGAATTGGAGCTTTTGAACCCGAAGATATCTGAGCTGCATCGAAATTATTTCGAGAGTGGAATATTTGAAGAGAACCAAGGGCTTAGAGGGAAATGGGTGCCTACCGCATATTTGGATCGAAAAGGGACGAGGGAATACTATGTTTTTTCCTATGGGAAGCAGGTGGTAGAATGGTATGCCAATCGTCAGGTGGGGATAGGAATTGTCAGTATTGAGGAAAGTGTTCTATCGGATATTTGTGAAAATGCACAGATTAACGATGATAGAAATGCCAATTATATTATGCTGGTGGATGAAGAAGGAAGGATTATCTCTCATTATAACAAAAAGATGCTGGGGAAAAGCCTTCAGGAATATATCGAGGAAAGAGGATTAAATGACCTGGATAATTCTAATATGATATTAAAAGAGACGGTTACTTCTACTGGCTGGAAGATGATCAGTGTGTTGGATGAAGACTATGTTTACAGCCGTCTGTACGAGATACAGCGCATTGTTTTTTTGTTTTCTGTAACTTTAGCAGTTATCGTCCTTTTTCTTATCTTGTATGTATCGAAGAAAATGTCTAAATATATTTCTGATATTGTGGTAGCTATGAATAAGGTACAGGGAGGCAAGCTGAATGCCAAGGTAGGGATACGCCAGGGGGAGAAGAACGAGATTAGCCTGATTGCAAGCCATTTTAATATTATGATGGAGACGGTTAATAATCAGATGGAAACGATCAGAGAATCAGGGCAGCGCGAGAAAGAGGCTGAGTTACGGGCATTAGAGGCTCAAATAAACCCTCACTTTATTTATAATACTTTGGATTCTATCAACTGGCTGGCCATTGAGAATGACCAGAAGGAAATTAGTGGCATGCTGGGGAAATTTGCACAGATACTCAGATATCAAATCCAAAAAAGCAATAAAATAGTATCCATCGAGGAGGAACTTATTTATCTGGAACAATACCTGTACCTTCAAAAGGTGAGGTTTATGGACAATTTTGAATATGTAATAGAATGCCATAATACAGTGAAGAGCTGCTCGATTCACAAGATGATTTTTCAGCCATTTATTGAGAATGCTGTCTTCCATGGTGTTGCGGATGTGGATTATGGAGGTCTGATTAAAATACAGATAGGGGAAGAGGACGAGAAGCATCTCTACTTCACAGTGAGCGATAACGGACAAGGTATGACGGAAGAGCAGAAGCGTCTGATTTTTGTGGAAAGAAAGAATCCGGGGAATTCCATCGGTGTATTGAACGTGCTCGCCAGGTTAGATTTATACTATGGTATGGATTATGAAGTGAAGGTAGAAAGTGAATCTGGAAATGGAACAATTATCAAAGCGATAATCCCTAAACGCTGTAGCGAAAAATAA
- a CDS encoding response regulator: protein MKILIVEDELKTLHGVAGLIMEIPGDYEVVGMARSGEKGIELAREMNPDIIITDIRMGGMSGLEMIKELNSSKVQSRYIILSGYAEFQYAREAITLGSMDYLLKPITKELLEESLKKVKNAIEEEALKIQTSTMDGDVILERALFMSGFAESKFEQELRKRLEGKNLNYLLLLRGENRIVQSDMEAVLQEIRGVMPSLHIWSCKENGNKENYILIQELEREALPILDEMVRKCRQHINPYMVFVGSYFQDVREIQECRERMQDMSNWNLTIVNPAVITEDKIKEVTTQKFSYPSDLERDIIACINEGKIQEIENHLTAFLEYLRKKTYAYGDLREALICMTAAILYAIRKASYGLYENISSLNILEWVKDILFLENYPRIIMNVMLQYEQYSKKLKSGNHPIINKVLQILEKEYQNELQLEDMAQRMNVTPEYLSSLFMKELGIKYTTYRAQIRIDVAKRLLQEGKLKIYEVAEESGFPDVKYFTKVFKKYTGTSPGEYVRNLV from the coding sequence ATGAAAATATTAATTGTGGAGGATGAACTTAAAACATTACATGGTGTTGCCGGACTGATAATGGAGATTCCGGGAGACTATGAGGTAGTCGGAATGGCACGCAGTGGGGAGAAGGGAATCGAACTCGCCCGGGAAATGAATCCGGATATTATTATTACCGACATACGGATGGGTGGTATGAGTGGCTTAGAAATGATTAAGGAGCTCAATTCTTCGAAAGTTCAAAGTCGGTATATAATACTTAGCGGTTATGCGGAATTCCAATATGCCAGAGAAGCGATCACACTTGGAAGTATGGATTACCTGCTAAAGCCGATCACGAAGGAACTGTTGGAAGAATCCTTGAAAAAGGTAAAAAATGCGATTGAAGAAGAAGCTTTGAAAATACAGACTTCTACTATGGATGGCGATGTTATTCTGGAGCGTGCCCTGTTCATGTCAGGATTTGCAGAGTCTAAATTTGAACAGGAATTAAGAAAACGGCTGGAAGGGAAGAACTTAAATTATCTGCTTTTGCTGCGTGGTGAGAATAGAATTGTACAATCTGATATGGAAGCTGTTTTGCAAGAAATAAGGGGAGTAATGCCATCATTGCACATTTGGTCATGCAAAGAGAATGGGAATAAGGAGAATTATATTTTAATCCAGGAGCTGGAGCGGGAGGCCCTTCCCATTTTAGATGAGATGGTGAGAAAGTGCAGGCAGCATATTAACCCTTATATGGTATTTGTAGGAAGTTATTTTCAGGATGTGCGAGAGATTCAAGAGTGCAGGGAGAGGATGCAGGATATGAGCAATTGGAATTTAACCATTGTGAATCCGGCAGTCATAACTGAAGACAAGATAAAGGAAGTAACTACGCAGAAGTTTTCTTATCCTTCTGATTTGGAGCGTGATATTATTGCCTGCATTAATGAAGGAAAGATTCAGGAAATAGAGAATCATCTAACTGCGTTTCTCGAATACTTAAGAAAGAAGACTTATGCATATGGGGATTTGAGGGAAGCGTTGATATGTATGACTGCGGCGATTCTGTATGCGATTCGAAAAGCGAGCTACGGATTATATGAAAATATAAGCAGTCTGAATATTTTGGAGTGGGTTAAGGACATATTATTCCTTGAGAACTATCCTCGAATTATCATGAATGTTATGCTCCAATATGAACAATATTCGAAAAAACTTAAGTCTGGGAACCATCCCATTATCAATAAGGTGTTGCAAATACTGGAAAAGGAATATCAAAATGAACTTCAGTTAGAAGATATGGCACAGAGAATGAATGTAACGCCGGAGTATTTAAGTTCTCTGTTTATGAAGGAGCTTGGTATAAAATATACTACATATCGGGCGCAGATACGCATTGATGTAGCTAAAAGGCTTTTGCAGGAAGGAAAACTGAAAATATATGAGGTTGCAGAAGAAAGCGGCTTCCCGGATGTGAAGTATTTTACCAAGGTATTTAAGAAATATACCGGAACGAGCCCCGGTGAGTACGTTCGTAATTTAGTTTAA
- a CDS encoding extracellular solute-binding protein: protein MKKKLLKKAVAAVMAGCMVFSLAACGGSSQTPAQSGTETTEKEAAPTSESEASGTQETASGEKTKITFWAPFSGGDGDIMTSLVDEFNAQSETTEVEFMIIKSEEYYTKLLAAMTSDSAPTVAINHITRIKEYVVDELLEPLNDLGSAADVQWSDFTERLQQASQVDGSYYCMPIDTHLLLMHFNVDEFESMGLLEADGTVKVPAGEEAFFEYFNKIKEESGKMPLSGTSMNGLPMYVWYTLLTQFGGDVCDAEGKTATLDSDANRKALEIMMKMVDSEIWPKNQKNGAELFTGNVAVATINGDWAIPTFTGTEGLNFVSMAFPQLGTTDSVYADSHTLVMPKSANTTDAQKTSGMEFMKWLTDNTGKWAQSGHIPSKVSVMESEEFKALPFRENYAASANYAKFYPQVCGVAGLTEMTYRELATMIAGEQDVDTTMNNMQTQFQEILNSYNK from the coding sequence GTGAAAAAGAAATTATTAAAAAAAGCAGTAGCGGCAGTTATGGCCGGATGTATGGTATTTTCATTAGCTGCCTGCGGAGGAAGCAGTCAGACACCTGCACAGAGCGGAACAGAAACAACAGAAAAGGAAGCTGCACCGACATCCGAAAGTGAGGCATCAGGGACCCAGGAAACTGCTTCAGGTGAAAAAACAAAGATTACTTTCTGGGCACCATTTTCCGGCGGTGACGGCGATATTATGACATCTCTTGTAGATGAATTCAATGCACAAAGTGAAACTACGGAAGTAGAGTTCATGATCATCAAATCGGAAGAGTATTATACAAAGCTTTTGGCAGCGATGACATCTGATTCAGCACCAACGGTTGCAATTAACCATATCACCAGAATTAAAGAATACGTGGTAGACGAGCTTCTCGAGCCGCTGAATGATCTTGGATCAGCAGCAGATGTTCAATGGTCTGACTTCACAGAAAGATTACAGCAGGCATCGCAGGTGGATGGATCTTACTATTGCATGCCTATCGACACACACTTGCTGCTTATGCACTTCAATGTTGATGAGTTCGAAAGCATGGGCTTGTTAGAAGCTGATGGAACAGTAAAGGTACCGGCAGGTGAAGAAGCATTCTTCGAGTATTTTAATAAGATAAAAGAGGAAAGCGGTAAGATGCCGTTATCCGGAACATCTATGAATGGTCTCCCTATGTATGTATGGTATACACTTTTGACACAGTTCGGTGGTGACGTATGCGATGCGGAAGGCAAGACAGCGACCTTGGACAGCGATGCGAACAGAAAAGCATTAGAAATCATGATGAAGATGGTGGATAGTGAAATCTGGCCTAAGAACCAGAAAAACGGAGCGGAGCTTTTCACAGGTAATGTTGCGGTAGCTACAATAAACGGAGACTGGGCAATCCCTACTTTCACAGGAACAGAAGGCTTGAACTTCGTTTCCATGGCTTTCCCTCAGCTTGGAACTACGGATTCTGTATACGCAGACTCCCATACATTAGTAATGCCAAAAAGTGCTAATACAACGGACGCACAGAAAACATCCGGTATGGAATTCATGAAATGGCTTACCGATAATACAGGAAAATGGGCACAGTCCGGCCATATCCCGAGTAAAGTATCTGTAATGGAATCGGAAGAATTCAAGGCTCTTCCATTCAGAGAGAACTATGCAGCTTCTGCAAATTATGCAAAATTCTATCCTCAGGTTTGTGGAGTAGCAGGACTTACCGAGATGACTTATCGTGAATTGGCAACTATGATTGCAGGTGAGCAGGACGTAGATACAACGATGAACAACATGCAGACACAGTTCCAGGAAATATTGAATTCTTATAATAAGTAA
- a CDS encoding carbohydrate ABC transporter permease: protein MNTSEKKENLIAWCFVLPFLFFFLGFLLYPILKGMNLSLYDATLGGKTSFVGIENYIKMFGDKGFWQAMFNTLFFVLISTPAIVLVGFTFAMFINSKLKGTTFIRACLFSPYVLSMSVVTGLWVFIFQPYTGLVTQLTKVLGVGELYWLNTKWLVWIAVLITTVWWTVGFNMILFLAGLQDIPTDIYEASRIDGANARQILFMITIPMLRDTIALVIMLQTIASFKLFGQTYLMAGGGPGTHTRTIVHYIYETGFTNRRMGSAAAMSFAFFIVVFAITMLQNKILGKKDK, encoded by the coding sequence ATGAACACTTCAGAAAAAAAAGAGAATCTGATCGCATGGTGTTTTGTTTTGCCATTTTTATTTTTCTTTTTAGGGTTCTTGCTCTATCCGATACTGAAAGGTATGAATCTGAGTTTGTATGATGCGACCTTAGGAGGCAAGACAAGCTTCGTCGGTATAGAGAACTATATAAAGATGTTTGGCGATAAAGGATTCTGGCAGGCGATGTTTAACACCCTGTTCTTCGTATTAATATCCACACCGGCTATAGTGCTTGTGGGCTTTACCTTTGCGATGTTTATCAACTCTAAGTTGAAAGGAACAACATTTATAAGAGCGTGTCTTTTTTCTCCTTATGTGCTATCCATGTCGGTAGTGACCGGACTTTGGGTCTTCATTTTCCAGCCTTATACAGGATTGGTAACGCAGCTTACGAAAGTGCTTGGGGTTGGAGAGCTATACTGGCTGAATACAAAGTGGCTCGTTTGGATAGCGGTTTTGATTACTACGGTATGGTGGACCGTTGGATTCAATATGATATTGTTTCTGGCAGGCTTACAGGATATCCCTACCGATATTTATGAAGCGTCCAGAATTGACGGAGCAAATGCAAGACAGATACTATTCATGATTACGATTCCTATGCTGAGAGATACAATTGCGCTCGTTATTATGCTGCAGACAATTGCATCCTTCAAGCTGTTCGGACAGACCTACCTGATGGCAGGAGGAGGTCCGGGGACACACACAAGGACCATTGTACACTATATTTATGAAACTGGATTCACGAACCGCAGGATGGGAAGTGCGGCTGCGATGTCGTTTGCATTCTTTATCGTAGTATTTGCCATCACAATGCTGCAGAACAAAATTCTAGGTAAAAAGGACAAATAG
- a CDS encoding carbohydrate ABC transporter permease, with the protein MKIKNKITPGRAVLYIVVYAVALVWLFPVIWMMVSSLKSYGTPVSILSKVFSGTFTLQNYVTVAEKAPILRWIWNSALIAICVTIGTLVLTSLAAYAISKLKFKGRNFAFILITAGMMVPIESIIIPLYQEMAGLNLLNTYIGLMCPSLAAPIGVLIMKRCYDGIPNDLMEAAVLDGANQFRRWWDICLPVSKSSMAAVGIFTFTNSWNNFLWPFLSITSEKMMTLPVGIPQFQGANLSEFTLPMTACVIASVPAIIVFLIFQKQIIQGIAMTGIKG; encoded by the coding sequence ATGAAAATAAAAAATAAGATAACGCCCGGCAGAGCCGTCCTCTATATTGTGGTATATGCGGTAGCATTGGTATGGCTTTTCCCAGTAATTTGGATGATGGTATCTTCACTGAAATCATATGGAACTCCGGTAAGTATTTTATCAAAGGTATTTTCGGGAACTTTTACTCTTCAAAACTACGTGACGGTAGCAGAGAAAGCTCCCATTCTCCGTTGGATATGGAACAGTGCTCTCATAGCGATATGTGTGACGATAGGCACGTTGGTTCTGACCTCTCTGGCGGCTTATGCCATATCAAAGCTGAAATTTAAAGGAAGGAATTTCGCATTTATTTTGATTACAGCCGGTATGATGGTTCCGATAGAATCTATCATTATTCCTCTTTATCAGGAAATGGCGGGACTCAATCTGCTGAATACCTATATTGGATTGATGTGCCCGAGTCTTGCGGCTCCGATAGGAGTGTTAATTATGAAGCGCTGTTATGACGGCATTCCCAATGACTTGATGGAGGCAGCTGTTCTGGACGGAGCTAACCAATTTAGAAGATGGTGGGATATCTGTCTTCCTGTATCCAAGTCTTCTATGGCAGCGGTGGGAATTTTTACTTTTACTAACTCATGGAATAACTTCCTCTGGCCATTTTTATCCATCACCTCAGAGAAAATGATGACATTACCGGTAGGTATTCCACAGTTTCAGGGAGCAAATTTATCGGAGTTTACGTTGCCGATGACCGCATGTGTAATAGCATCGGTACCTGCAATTATTGTATTTTTAATCTTCCAGAAGCAGATTATTCAGGGAATTGCCATGACAGGGATAAAAGGATAG
- the arfA gene encoding arabinosylfuranosidase ArfA — protein sequence MKKANMSIDRMNKISDIDSRIYGSFIEHLGRAVYNGIYEPGHPAADERGFRRDVIQLVKELNVPIIRYPGGNFVSGFNWEDSVGPKDKRPKRLDLAWFTTETNEVGMQEFDDWLKEVDSEMMLAVNLGTRGADEARNLVEYCNHKGGSYYSDLRIEHGRKDPYKIKTWCLGNEMDGPWQMGQKTAYEYGRLANETAKMMRWVDPDIELVACGSSKMVMPTFAEWEATVLTESYDAVDYISLHNYWGNFDDDTESYLAGGILMDDFIKSVVAICDYVKAKKRSKKKINLSFDEWNVWYHTKESDKQIEHWLQAPPRLEDIYNFEDALLVGDLMITLLKNSDRVKMACLAQLVNVIAPIMTETGGKAWKQTIYYPFYYTSVYGRGEALRVGLECPKFDCKEYTDVPMLDSVAVYDGEQQTVTLFVMNRSMEEDLEVCCDLRSVRADKCIANVALEGYDFKAANTAACPENVIPVHKSEDIMEDGYMRTVVSKASWNMYRFHTEK from the coding sequence ATGAAAAAAGCAAATATGAGTATAGACAGAATGAATAAGATATCAGATATCGATTCTCGTATCTATGGATCGTTCATCGAACATCTGGGACGGGCCGTTTATAACGGTATCTATGAACCGGGTCATCCCGCAGCCGATGAAAGAGGCTTTCGCCGGGACGTAATACAGCTTGTGAAAGAACTTAACGTTCCCATTATACGCTATCCGGGCGGTAACTTCGTGTCCGGTTTCAACTGGGAAGACAGCGTAGGACCGAAGGATAAGCGCCCGAAGAGGCTGGACCTGGCATGGTTTACTACGGAAACAAATGAAGTAGGAATGCAAGAATTTGATGATTGGCTTAAGGAAGTGGATTCCGAGATGATGCTTGCTGTTAATCTAGGTACTCGTGGAGCGGATGAAGCAAGAAATCTGGTGGAGTATTGCAACCACAAGGGTGGAAGTTACTATAGCGATTTGAGAATAGAACATGGAAGAAAAGATCCATATAAGATAAAAACATGGTGCCTTGGAAATGAAATGGACGGTCCATGGCAGATGGGACAAAAAACTGCATATGAATATGGGCGGCTAGCTAATGAAACAGCAAAAATGATGCGTTGGGTCGATCCGGACATCGAGCTGGTAGCATGCGGAAGCTCCAAGATGGTGATGCCTACATTTGCAGAGTGGGAAGCTACGGTTCTTACGGAATCCTACGATGCGGTGGATTACATATCCTTACATAATTATTGGGGCAATTTTGACGACGATACGGAGTCTTATTTGGCAGGCGGCATTCTGATGGATGATTTTATTAAATCAGTGGTAGCTATCTGTGATTATGTAAAGGCGAAGAAACGCTCCAAAAAGAAAATCAACCTTTCTTTTGATGAATGGAACGTATGGTACCATACGAAAGAAAGCGACAAGCAGATCGAACACTGGCTTCAGGCACCGCCCAGACTGGAAGATATTTATAACTTTGAGGATGCCCTTTTAGTCGGCGATTTGATGATAACGTTACTTAAGAACTCCGATCGTGTGAAAATGGCATGTCTGGCACAGCTCGTGAATGTTATTGCACCGATTATGACGGAAACGGGTGGGAAGGCTTGGAAACAGACCATTTATTATCCGTTTTACTATACCTCTGTATATGGACGGGGAGAGGCACTTCGAGTTGGTCTTGAATGTCCGAAGTTTGACTGTAAGGAGTATACAGATGTCCCTATGCTCGATTCGGTAGCGGTATATGATGGAGAACAGCAAACGGTAACATTATTTGTTATGAACCGCAGTATGGAGGAAGATCTGGAAGTATGCTGTGATCTGCGCAGTGTGAGAGCGGACAAATGCATCGCGAATGTAGCATTGGAAGGTTATGACTTTAAAGCAGCGAATACAGCGGCTTGTCCGGAAAATGTAATTCCTGTTCATAAATCTGAGGATATTATGGAAGATGGGTATATGCGTACAGTGGTATCGAAAGCTTCTTGGAATATGTATCGTTTCCATACTGAAAAATAA